A single window of Ischnura elegans chromosome 8, ioIscEleg1.1, whole genome shotgun sequence DNA harbors:
- the LOC124164548 gene encoding uncharacterized protein K02A2.6-like, which produces MKVSGRKCPRCGKTPQHAFARCPARQSACALCKKKGHWAAVCRTKAFAEIDKRLPGEDDHFFLGSISTGEEPWRVSLVIGNQEIPFKVDTGADVTVIGAELFKTLKGIQLENTTTFLRGPNRSRLQAKGKFRSLLRWKDRVYEDEIFVVNGVEDALLGRPAISSLGILTWLREITTGHPEENYQELFRGLGRMPKPYVIRIKDEAVPYAVSTPRRVPLPLRDKVEKEIKKMVGEGIITAVEEPTEWCAPMVVVPKADGGVRICVDFTKLNKCIRKEQHELPTVDECLTLMKASEAKIFTKLDACRGYYQIPLERECRPLTTFITPFGRYCFNRMPMGLSSAGEHFQRRMSEALTGLKGVVNVMDDILVFAATQPEHDVRLNAVLQRLRENGITLNREKCRFRVAETKFLGHVISAEDGIKPDPEKITAIEKLPQPETVAEIRRFLGIVHYHLKFLPHLADVTQPLRELMREKEPLPWAATHTKAFQEIKQRLTSAPSLAMCETNRPTRVLADSSSYGLGATLEQRQSDGDWRAVCFASRTLTDTERRYAQLEKEVLALTWSCEKLANYLVGKKFLLCTDHKPLVALLGTKPFSELSARVQRFRMRLMRFDYEVIYVPGKKLYTPDALSRSPISKTPKEGDILTDEDVELYVEAVKADLPMSDKLMKEVLKAQREDERTRRITKYVKEGWPRKEKLLLEDTSFYHERANLSLLDGLLVKGTRVYIPESWRKEILSRIHEGHLGISKCRRRMQQSVWWPGASHQILEMISKCPECLERRPSRVEPLRPTETPARPWQMVGMDIFHSRGREYLVIVDYFSKYPEVAYLENTRATNVIAKIKSIFARHGIPQVVRTDNGPPFGGREFQEFANKYGMEVVTSSPYYPKSNGLAEAAVKTVKNILAKERDPWLGFLAYRASPMESGYSPAELLMGRKLRTTLPFHPTKLNPKWPSLTVLRDKNKVIAERQKRNYDRRHRTKELPLLPAGATVWVRDRREYGTVVGESSHPRSISLRRSGVIRRNRVALTLAERQPSISSDYEAFFPDLESTAKSHSPPETGVFRTRYGRLVHPPKRYTP; this is translated from the exons ATGAAGGTGAGTGGTCGCAAATGTCCACGGTGCGGGAAAACGCCGCAGCACGCGTTCGCACGATGTCCGGCGCGTCAATCTGCGTGCGCCCTTTGTAAAAAGAAAGGACATTGGGCAGCAGTTTGCAGAACGAAGGCGTTTGCTGAAATTGACAAGCGGCTACCGGGTGAAGACGACCATTTCTTTTTGGGAAGCATTTCGACGGGAGAAGAACCATGGAGGGTCTCACTCGTCATCGGTAACCAAGAAATCCCCTTCAAAGTCGACACAGGCGCGGATGTCACTGTCATCGGCGCCGAATTATTTAAAACGTTGAAGGGAATACAACTCGAAAACACCACAACATTCCTCCGCGGCCCAAATCGAAGCAGATTGCAGGCCAAAGGAAAATTCCGGTCACTTCTACGTTGGAAGGATCGCGTGTACGAGGACGAGATTTTCGTGGTGAATGGAGTTGAAGATGCGCTCTTGGGACGTCCAGCTATATCATCCCTGGGAATTTTGACTTGGCTGCGAGAAATAACAACTGGCCATCCGGAAGAAAATTACCAGGAACTTTTTCGTGGGCTAGGAAGAATGCCGAAACCTTACGTCATTCGCATCAAGGATGAAGCCGTGCCCTATGCGGTATCTACGCCGAGAAGAGTGCCCTTGCCATTGAGAGATAAGGTTgagaaagaaatcaagaaaatggtggGGGAAGGAATAATAACGGCGGTAGAAGAGCCGACGGAGTGGTGCGCGCCCATGGTAGTAGTGCCTAAAGCAGACGGAGGAGTTCGAATATGTGTAGAtttcactaaattaaataaatgcattcggaaAGAACAGCACGAACTGCCAACCGTGGATGAATGTCTAACACTGATGAAGGCTtcagaagcgaaaattttcacaaaattggatgCTTGCAGAGGATACTACCAAATACCACTAGAGAGGGAATGCCGTCCGCTGACTACTTTCATTACCCCTTTTGGAAGGTATTGTTTTAACCGGATGCCGATGGGATTATCTTCAGCTGGagagcattttcaaagacgaatGTCTGAAGCATTGACGGGGTTAAAGGGAGTAGTCAACGTTATGGATGACATACTCGTATTTGCAGCGACGCAGCCGGAGCACGACGTGAGATTGAACGCCGTCCTCCAGCGTCTTAGAGAAAATGGGATCACGTTGAATCGCGAGAAATGCCGATTTCGGGTCGCAGAGACAAAATTCTTAGGTCATGTCATATCGGCCGAGGATGGAATCAAGCCAGatcctgaaaaaattacg GCAATAGAGAAATTGCCGCAGCCCGAAACGGTAGCAGAGATACGTCGATTTCTTGGAATTGTGCATTATCATCTGAAATTTCTCCCTCACTTGGCGGATGTTACCCAACCGTTGAGAGAGCTGATGAGGGAAAAAGAGCCTTTGCCATGGGCTGCTACGCACACCAAAGCTTTCCAAGAAATCAAGCAAAGATTAACTAgtgccccatcattagccatgtgCGAGACAAATCGACCGACAAGAGTATTAGCCGACTCATCGTCATATGGATTGGGAGCTACACTAGAGCAGCGGCAGTCAGATGGTGATTGGAGAGCGGTATGTTTTGCGTCACGGACGTTGACAGATACCGAAAGACGCTACGCCCAATTGGAAAAGGAGGTATTAGCGCTTACCTGGTCgtgtgaaaaattagcaaattatttagtAGGCAAGAAATTTCTTCTATGTACGGATCATAAACCACTCGTGGCACTATTGGGAACAAAACCCTTCAGCGAATTGTCCGCCAGAGTGCAGCGTTTCCGTATGCGCCTCATGCGTTTCGACTATGAGGTAATTTATGTTCCCGGAAAGAAATTGTATACGCCAGATGCTCTCTCACGATCACCAATCTCCAAAACCCCAAAAGAAGGCGATATTCTCACCGATGAAGACGTGGAATTGTACGTCGAAGCTGTGAAAGCGGATTTACCAATGAGCGACAAACTCATGAAGGAAGTGTTGAAAGCGCAACGAGAAGATGAAAGAACTCGACGAATAACTAAGTATGTGAAAGAAGGCTGGCCACGTAAAGAGAAACTGCTGTTGGAGGATACCAGCTTCTACCACGAACGAGCAAATCTTTCCCTCCTTGACGGGCTACTAGTCAAGGGGACCAGGGTTTACATCCCGGAATCATGGAGGAAAGAGATATTGAGCCGTATCCACGAAGGTCATCTAGGTATTTCAAAGTGCCGGAGGCGGATGCAGCAGTCGGTGTGGTGGCCAGGAGCGTCCCATCAAATACTGGAAATGATAAGCAAGTGCCCGGAATGTCTCGAACGTCGTCCATCGCGAGTAGAGCCGTTGAGACCTACGGAGACACCGGCACGGCCCTGGCAGAtggtgggaatggatatttttcatagcagaggGCGTGAGTACTTAGTCATCGTAGACTACTTTTCAAAATACCCTGAAGTCGCGTATTTGGAAAATACGCGGGCCACGAACGtgatagcgaaaataaaatcaatattcgcACGTCACGGAATCCCACAAGTAGTCCGAACGGACAATGGGCCACCGTTTGGAGGAAGAGAGTTCCAGGAATTCGCGAACAAATACGGAATGGAGGTCGTAACTAGCAGTCCATACTACCCAAAGAGTAATGGACTAGCGGAAGCAGCGGTGAAAACGGTAAAAAACATACTGGCGAAAGAAAGAGACCCGTGGTTGGGGTTTCTTGCATACCGTGCATCACCCATGGAGTCGGGGTATTCCCCAGCGGAACTACTAATGGGACGTAAGCTGAGAACGACTTTGCCATTTCATCCTACGAAGTTGAATCCCAAATGGCCCAGCCTCACGGTCCTACGGGATAAGAATAAGGTCATCGCGGAGAGACAGAAGAGGAACTACGACCGACGACACCGGACGAAAGAACTACCCCTATTGCCTGCGGGAGCCACCGTTTGGGTGAGAGATCGTCGGGAGTATGGAACGGTTGTCGGAGAGTCGAGCCATCCCCGGTCCATCTCATTGAGACGTAGTGGagtcatcaggaggaatcggGTGGCGCTGACATTAGCTGAACGGCAGCCGAGTATTTCGAGTGATTATGAAGCATTTTTTCCAGACCTCGAGTCTACAGCGAAGAGCCACAGCCCACCAGAGACGGGAGTATTCAGGACGAGATACGGACGACTTGTGCATCCCCCTAAACGATACACTCCTTAG